The Mesorhizobium opportunistum WSM2075 DNA window TGCCGAGATGGGCAGCCGAACCATTGTCGGAATGAACCAGCACGATGCCGAGGAACTCGCCGATCTCCTCAACGGGCTGAATGCACAACGGCAGGAAGCGAAATCATGAAAGTCAAAGACAGCAATGGCACCCCTTTGAGTGACGGAGATTCCGTCACGCTCATCAAGGATCTCAAAGTCAAGGGCACGTCCGTCACTCTGAAACGCGGAACATTGATCAAGAACATCCACCTCACGGGCAACGAAGATGAGGTTGAATGTCGAGCCGAAAAGGTCAAAAATCTGGTTCTGCGAACGGAATTCCTAAAGAAGGCGTAGGAGAGCGACAGCTTCGATGGGATGTTGCCTGGAGTGCAATCCAGAGCACCGAAACCGCAATCAGGCACCCTTCTCGGAAAAACATCACTGGTGTTGTGGCGCGGTCCTTGTTTGGTCGCCAACCGCAAACACGGCGCTCGCTTCGCTGACGATGGAAACGTGATCCCTGGCAGCCTGGCCTGCCGCATTGCCATCGCCGCGCATGATCGCGGTGACGATGGCGTCGTGCTCCTGCCAGGACTTGGCGAGGCGCCCCGGCAGCATGAACTGGGCACGGCGGAACGGCGCCAGCCGGCTCCGCGTCATCACCGTCATTTCGCAGATATGGGCGTTGTGGGCGCCGCGATAGAGCCGGCTGTGGAACTCGGTGTTGAAATACTCGTAGTCCTCCTCGGCGCCTAGTCGTACCATCCGCGCCGAAGCCTGGTGCTCGACCTCGAGCGTCCGGCGCTCGCTGCTGGTCATGCGCTCGGCCGAGAAGCGCGCGCAGATCGCTTCCAGTTCGGCCATGCTCTCGAACATCGAGGCCAGATGCTCCTGCGTCACCACGGCGACGATGGCGCCGCGGTTGGGGCGCCTTTCGACCAAGCCCATGGCGCTGAGCTGCCCGAGCGCCTCCCGAACCGGAGTGCGTGACACGTCGAAGCGGGCGGCGAGCGAGGTTTCATCGAGCTTTTCGCCCGGGCGCAGGAAGCCGGTGACGATCCGATCGCCGATCGCCCTCACCATCTGATCCACGGTCGTGCCCGACCTGATCAAGCTGCGCTTCCCCGACAAATCTCCTCCGTCCCGTCTTCTCGTGGCGTCGGTCGAAGC harbors:
- a CDS encoding alkylphosphonate utilization protein — its product is MKVKDSNGTPLSDGDSVTLIKDLKVKGTSVTLKRGTLIKNIHLTGNEDEVECRAEKVKNLVLRTEFLKKA
- a CDS encoding GntR family transcriptional regulator: MIRSGTTVDQMVRAIGDRIVTGFLRPGEKLDETSLAARFDVSRTPVREALGQLSAMGLVERRPNRGAIVAVVTQEHLASMFESMAELEAICARFSAERMTSSERRTLEVEHQASARMVRLGAEEDYEYFNTEFHSRLYRGAHNAHICEMTVMTRSRLAPFRRAQFMLPGRLAKSWQEHDAIVTAIMRGDGNAAGQAARDHVSIVSEASAVFAVGDQTRTAPQHQ